The following coding sequences lie in one Moritella viscosa genomic window:
- a CDS encoding putative acetyltransferase, (GNAT) family: protein MNIKQASLEELNDLVSLFDQYMVFYKQPSAPHKYRLYLGERLMNNEATVFIAYNKVNEAMGFVLNYHSFSSVSLGKTIVLNDLFVAAAYRKQGVANELIHRVVKEAKQIGAIRVGLNTAQDNFSAQALYEKLGFVKDTEYFSYNLAVK from the coding sequence ATGAATATTAAACAAGCCTCACTTGAAGAGTTAAATGATCTGGTTAGTTTATTTGATCAATATATGGTGTTTTATAAGCAACCTTCAGCACCGCATAAATATCGCCTATATTTAGGTGAGCGTTTAATGAATAACGAAGCGACAGTCTTTATTGCTTATAACAAGGTAAATGAAGCAATGGGGTTTGTCCTTAACTATCATTCATTTTCGTCGGTATCACTAGGTAAGACTATTGTATTGAATGACTTATTTGTTGCCGCTGCATACCGTAAACAAGGTGTCGCTAATGAGTTGATTCACCGTGTGGTGAAAGAAGCGAAACAAATTGGTGCAATTCGTGTTGGCTTGAATACCGCACAAGATAATTTTTCGGCGCAAGCACTGTATGAAAAACTGGGGTTTGTAAAAGATACGGAATATTTTAGCTATAATTTAGCCGTCAAATAA
- a CDS encoding putative exported protein, translating into MKLIYLYFTLATLFSSAAFANNNYTPVSYSYYQLNYTEITAEDADDPLKTYQINISNLISPYIFSRTSFNYLSKEMIIDAQNSMKTTSMQAVFNMGTRLALLPKIDLTIESGAIYEFGKEVELKSNSISVTNDDFDREFGFNAAIGLAMQFSHQLEFIIDAAYIDIGDESEIEYSAELVTHLLPNLALVASGVMYEENVGYGFGLQFDF; encoded by the coding sequence ATGAAACTAATATATCTGTACTTCACATTAGCCACGCTATTTTCTAGTGCTGCTTTTGCCAATAATAATTATACTCCAGTTAGTTATAGTTATTACCAACTCAACTATACAGAAATTACAGCTGAAGATGCTGATGACCCGTTAAAAACGTACCAGATCAATATATCCAACTTAATCAGCCCTTATATCTTTAGCAGAACAAGTTTCAACTATTTAAGCAAAGAAATGATTATTGATGCACAAAATTCAATGAAAACAACGTCGATGCAAGCCGTATTCAATATGGGCACACGGTTGGCACTATTACCTAAAATTGACCTCACGATTGAAAGTGGTGCTATTTATGAATTTGGTAAAGAAGTCGAACTTAAATCGAATTCAATTTCCGTTACTAATGATGATTTTGACCGTGAATTCGGATTTAATGCAGCTATAGGTCTCGCCATGCAATTCAGTCATCAATTAGAATTTATTATTGATGCAGCTTATATCGATATCGGTGACGAATCAGAAATTGAATACAGTGCGGAGCTCGTTACCCATCTACTGCCAAACCTAGCGTTAGTCGCAAGTGGCGTGATGTATGAAGAAAACGTAGGTTATGGTTTTGGCCTGCAATT